The nucleotide sequence TGTCGGGTAGTCAGAGTTGGCTACAGCATAACAGGTTTCAGTTTTTGTTTTAATTGAATCGGTGCTGACCACATTTTCTATAATGACATGGCCGGCATTCTCCAATTTTTTCAGGAGCCGACGCTCTTTGCTGCGCCAGATCTGCTTTGTTGTAGTCAGTGACAGTCTCTGATCTGCCAGGAGTTTGTTGAACCAGGGTTGTGCGGGGTGCTCGGCCGGGGACTGGCCGGAGAAATAGGATTGCCCGGTGCTGGTCAGTGTAACTCGCCGTTCGCTTTGTGGGGTGAGGCCGCCGGGCAGGGCAGACTTGATAACCTCGCCGATGGGGTAGTGATAATATCCTGCCAGCCACTCAAAAAAAGCAACCATGTTTTCCGGGAAAATTGGTTCCGGGTCAAGGAGGTCATTGATGGCCCGAATTGCATACTGAGGGTCAGCATCAAGATGGTGGGCGCAGCGTAAAATATAGCCGGTGACCAGGCGGGGCCCAAGTGGCACAAGTACTCGCAACCCGGGCCTATAGACAGATGCGGGAAAGTCAGGGCTTGATTTATAGGTAAGTGTATTGCTGATCGGTGACGCTACCGCTACTTCGAGATACATTGAAGCTGTTTAAAATGATGAGCAAACTTCTTTAAGATGGGCTTTGAAATCATCCTTTAAGACAGGGTGTCTTAGCGCAAAGGCCATAATCGCCTTGAGATAGCCGAGCTTGTCACCAGCGTCAAAGCGGGTACCATCGAATTCGTAGGCGAACATGGATCGTTTTTTGGCCAAGGCAAGCAGGGCATCGGTCAGCTGGATTTCACCACCGTGACCGGGGGTGGTTCTTTCCAGCATATCGAAAATTTCAGGATGAAGAATATAGCGGCCAATAATGGCCAGGTTCGAGTCGGTGGTGCCCGGCGCCGGTTTTTCTACCATGCGATTAACCTGGTAGATACGTTTTTTAAGTGGTTCGCCCTCCACGATTCCGTATTGATGTGTCTGGTTCATTGGAACCTTCTGGATAGCAACAATTGATTCACCTACTTCATTGTAGAGATCAATCATCTGCTTGCAGCAGGGCACATCAGAGACAACCAGGTCATCACCAAGCAGGACAAGGAATGGTTCATTGCCGATAACATTTTTAGCTGACAAGATAGCATGACCCAGTCCTAAAGGTTTTTTCTGGCGGACAGAGACAATCTCGATAAGATTTGAGATGTGGCGGACCTCTTCTAGAAGTTCTGTTTTACCTTTGCTCTCCAAGAGGACATCAAGTTCAAAGTCATAGTCGAAATGGTTTTCAATGGCTGATTTGCCTTCGCTGGTGATAAGAATAACTTCCTCGATACCGGAAGCGACAACTTCTTCAACGATATATTGAATTGTCGGTCTGTCAACAATTGTGAGCATCTCTTTGGGTATTGCCTTGCTGGCCGGCAAGAAACGTGTGCCCATACCGGCAACAGGGATAACTGCTTTACGTATTGGTTTTGGAGGTGTCTTTTTCATTAAAGTGTTTTCCTGATTTGATATTTAGTGCCTTAGAGGTTATTTAGGTGTTATTTCTGGTACTAATTAATACAATTATTTACTCCCATGCCTTTTATAACTATAGAATAAATTGCATATGAATTGCCAGTCTTTTAAAGGAATCTTGAAAGATTTATATCAGCGCCTGTATGTATCCATTTGAGAAAAAAATTCTGACTAACTGTTTGCAGAAAGAACTGTTTTCGGCCGGGGAAACGGTTGTCGTGGCTGTTTCCGGCGGTGCGGATTCGGTCGCTCTGTTGCACGTACTTTTTCGATTGTCAAAAAAGTTGAAGGTGAGGCTGGCAGTGGCCCATGTCAACCACGGTCTGCGTCCTGTTGAGGCAAGTGAGGAAGAGAACCTCGTGCGCCACTATGCCCGAGATCTAGGTCTGGCTTGTCATGTTACGACCATTGACGTGAAAGGCTTTGCCAAGGATAACGGACTTTCCCTCGAAGAGTCAGCTCGCAATCTGCGTTATGCATATTTTGATGAGGTTTTGAAAATAGAGTCTGCTGCAAAAATTTGTGTTGGCCATCAGGCGGACGATCAGGCAGAGGAGATACTCCTTCGTCTCAT is from Desulfobulbaceae bacterium and encodes:
- a CDS encoding primosomal protein N'; translated protein: MYLEVAVASPISNTLTYKSSPDFPASVYRPGLRVLVPLGPRLVTGYILRCAHHLDADPQYAIRAINDLLDPEPIFPENMVAFFEWLAGYYHYPIGEVIKSALPGGLTPQSERRVTLTSTGQSYFSGQSPAEHPAQPWFNKLLADQRLSLTTTKQIWRSKERRLLKKLENAGHVIIENVVSTDSIKTKTETCYAVANSDYPT
- the galU gene encoding UTP--glucose-1-phosphate uridylyltransferase GalU, with the translated sequence MKKTPPKPIRKAVIPVAGMGTRFLPASKAIPKEMLTIVDRPTIQYIVEEVVASGIEEVILITSEGKSAIENHFDYDFELDVLLESKGKTELLEEVRHISNLIEIVSVRQKKPLGLGHAILSAKNVIGNEPFLVLLGDDLVVSDVPCCKQMIDLYNEVGESIVAIQKVPMNQTHQYGIVEGEPLKKRIYQVNRMVEKPAPGTTDSNLAIIGRYILHPEIFDMLERTTPGHGGEIQLTDALLALAKKRSMFAYEFDGTRFDAGDKLGYLKAIMAFALRHPVLKDDFKAHLKEVCSSF